One Ctenopharyngodon idella isolate HZGC_01 chromosome 3, HZGC01, whole genome shotgun sequence genomic window, gagaccaggctggttATCCTGCTGGAACTAGGCATTAGAAAATGATACTGTGGTCAAAAAGGGATGGACATAAAGGTTCTGCAGGATTGATCCATGCTTTCAAGCCAAATTCTGACACTACCATCAGAAATtaagactcatcagaccaggcaaagtttttccaatcttctattgccAGACCAGCCTATCAAATCAatcaccaacaaccatgccacattcaaagtcacttaaatcacctttttccccattctgatgctcagtttgaacttcagcagatcatcttgaccatgtctacatgcctaaatgttGCTGtcgtgtgattggctgattaaatatttagcagttgaacaggtgtaccgaATAAAGTGACCGGTGAGTGTACATTTGCCAGTGAATCAAAGCTATACAACTTAAATGATTAAATTCTATCATGATATAATTTTGTTGATATTCAGTATACATATTAATATTGGTTCATCTTAGTATGGTCTTACTATGGTTATACAGCTCCTCTGGGTGTTTTTCTCTATCCTGAGTTCTCTGTTAGTTAATGGAGTTTAAGTACCTATAATAGCTAAGGGGGAATGCAATTTCACACTGCTCTCAAGATGGCATCAGAACAACTTTATTAGGAAAAAGTGATCAGAGCAAACTGCATAATGTAATGAAGGCAGGAGAGAACACATTTACCTCATTTCTTGTCAGAATCAATGGGATTTCCAGTATAGGACTCAGAGTTACATGCAGTCGCTCCATCAGAATTGCTGGAGAAGACAAGAAAGTTCAACAAATCAATTTCTCAATTCAAGCTCTAGGCACAAAAATGggattaaacaaataaaaaagaataagatTGATAGTTGAATTTAAGAAATACAACAACAATTAcagttattaaataataataataattttaataatttcactTTAGTCACACCTGCTGAGTAGACCAGAAACACAGGAAGGTGAATCAGTGGCCGACCATAACCCAGTCTTTCAAACTGGAAATAGATAAAAGTATAGTTGCTTAAAAtagcaaataaatgtaatacacagagaaatctttcaaatatatatgggttaaataaatatacttgGATTGATTGCTACACACCAGAGGTGTCAACCATTCAAAGACATTGACAGACTCCCCATCATTGATAAAGTAGGCCTGtccactctaaaaaaaaaaaaaaagaaaagaaaagaaaagacaaatgaacaataaatacattatacatAATCTGGGTTCAATACTGCtgattgcaataaaaaaaaaatctctatcaTGTCACACATACCGCCACAAAGGCTTTCTCTGCAGTGAGTGCTTCTGCTGCCAAAACATGAGCCATCACCAAATTATCCACATGCACCCAGTTCATCTTGGCATTAGGGTCCCCAAAACAAAAGCTGAACAACCTCCTTTCCACATTTACCTAAGAAGAAAAGagaataataaaatgttgtttctgCGTTCTGCAATCAACAGATCTTCACAGAGCTAACAACACCCTCTGAATGCCCCGATACCCTTCAAGCGAAAATGAAATGTGTGAcattattttgaacaaaattaggccaaaacgaagtttgTTTAGAGTTTTCTTTCATCATCTCGTGTTCGGGATCTGCCTATGGGAAGGGCATCTGTACCTGACCTCTGCAGAAGCATCCAACTGAACCAAGTTTGGCTTGACAGACAGTTGGCTTGACAGACAGGAGTGCGTGCCCAATGCCAGGTAAGGGACTGCCCCTTAGCAGAGTGCATAAAGCGCTACCTTTTCTCAGTTGACATTGACTTCTCGCGACCTCTGGATAACTTTACTCACAGCTTGTTGGTTTACGGACTTCACGATTGTCTACAGGAGGACACATCTTTGGATCAGCCTCCGCCAGAGGTGTTTGTCTTGTTAACCAGGTTAGCCGACCTTTTCCTGCAAGCTGCCCACGCTCGTACTTTCTATTAGACTGTCCACCTCTTACTTTGCATTTTTTGCCCTGTCCCTTGGCTATCCACCTTTTGCGAACTtaatttggtttgttttttcgTCCTGGTGCTTTTGAAAATCAACAACGGTTAAACCCGAGGACAACTAGTCGTGAGCCTGTCCGGCCGCAAGCAATGACCTCATAGCTGCAAGGGATTCCCATCCCTTCTTTGTTGTTTGCATGGACCTTAAAAAAGCTGAAGAAGCAATCAACTTCCTCAAAAATGGTAGCCATTATGTGGAACTCGCTAAAATGTTCTGGAGGCTTAAAGTGGCTGATATACAGAGCATCGATTTAGAATCGTCCGATTCTGACAGGGAAAAAGGCAACTCCGGTGCGCCTCTTGCGGTGCTGAGCTGGGCTCTTTTTGAGAATATTTTATTCTTGCATTGACGAGGCACCCGGCTCCGGGGGCAAGGGCAATGCAGGCCTTTTTCACAACTCGGACGACTAGGATGCCATTCTGCTGACTGTAGCCCCTCAGGCTCTCAGGCTGCCTTATCCCAACTGGTCCTCTTCGAGTTTTGTGAGCGAGCAGTCTCTTGCCTCAACATCGAATGGCTGGCTCTACAAAATGCCTTGGACCAAGAGAGGGACATTTATGATGGAAAACACATGAAGCATTGCTAGGTAGATTTGCTCGACCTCAAACAGGGTCTTGTAGGTCTCAAAGTTAAGGATAcccacagcattttatttcaaccaccatttttaaaagtcaggttcaggctttattaagcttatatacagaggacgaaatccagctgGAACTGGAAAGTCACACACAGTCCAATGTCACCGGACTTAATCTTCACGGTATTTTATACCGCGATGGAAaagcagacagcaacaggtctgtgggggaaaaaaagtgccTTGGAACAAAggtcctgggacaaattgttccaggtAATTTCAGCGGAAAAGCGGCTTAATATTTTGAGCTTTTTGCAGGACCTTATGGATGGTGGAAAGTCTTTTTTCTACTATTAACGTCTATTTAGCTGCTATCACTGCATGTCATGTTGGGTTTGACCAGGGGTGGGCAGACTCGGTCCTGAAGGGCCACTGTCCTTcagagtttagctcaaaccctaatcaaacacacctgaaccagctaatcagttcattcaggattactagaaggCTAGAGACAGgtgagttttatcagggttggagctaaactctgcaggacagtggccctccaggaccgaatTTGCCCACCCCTGGGTTTGACGGTGCTACAGTGGGGCAACACCCCCTTAATCGTAGATTTATGAAGGGTGCTCTCCATTCCCTTCCATTAACTAGAAGAGCAGTTCCAGAGTGGGAACTCTCCATGGTGCTGGAGCCTTTGTCTTAACAGCCTTTTGAGCCCCTGGTAAACATCTCAGCCCCCTAACCCAACACAAGGAATACCATTTTCCCATTTTAAGCATGGGCTGTCGGCTTATTCATGTCAATAAGCATGTCATTGTACCCTCACCTGACACCAAATTCTTCATCAGTGTGTGCATTTTCAGGTTTATTCATGTATGCATGTTACCACATGTCTTTAATTTCTTTGCTGATATAGCATCCTTACTTTGTGTGGTTTGCTACTTTGTGACATGTAAAGCACCACCTTCTCAGGTGACCATCCTCTTGCTTTCAGGGCCTTACTGTGAGTGTATAGGGCAACCAGGGAGCAGTCCATATCTCCCATAGATGGATCTCGAACACGAGATGATGAAAGAGAACGATGGATTACTGTTTGTAACCCCAGTTCTCTGAAACATCGAGTGGAGAGATCCACCAAGCTTGCCCTGCTTGCTGCACGAGAAGCGAATATGCTCTCTGAGGAAAGGTAGCACCTGTCTGTCAAGCCAGACTTGGTGCAATTGGATGCTTCAGTAGAGGTCAGGTACTGATGCCCTTCCATAGGTGGATCTCTCCACTCGATGTTTCAGAGAATCGGGCTTCTTTATGGCTTCTTTATCATAGAAACTAAAGTTGTATAAAGTGGCGCataaataaacgtgacatgACTGGAGTGCCGAATTGCAGGGCTCATGCAAACATATCGCTATGATTATCTgttttcttaactgctgtttacTCACTGctatcatttttgttgtgttaatttcttttttagaaAGGAAAGCGTGCAGAACATATTTACATCTAAATGTCACTGTCAGCAATGTCTGCCACTGGTCatgtatttcaaacttctttttacccttAATCAACCAATGAAAATGAACTTTGAGTATACCGGGGCCTTAACTGAGGATGAGTAGACTACAAGATTAATTGTGTAGAGATTACATGAGGAAGCACAGCCACACATGTGTCTGTATAAGCAGATGTGTTTGTATGTAGAGTTACAACAGGAACAAATCCATGCATGTTTCTGAATGTAGAGTGACAGCAGAAGCACAGAAAGCAATGTGTCTGTATGTAGTAAAAGCAGAAACAGAAATATGTCTGCATGTTGAGTGAGAGTAGAAGCACAGATAGTCATGTGTCTGTATGTACAGGCACAGCAGAAACACATGCTGTAACAGGAGCTTCTCACAGACTCCATTAATATTGTACAGCTCTGGGCACATTGGCACAGCTGAGCCTGCAAAGTACAACTGTCTGGGATCTGAGAGagatctgagagagagagagagggtaaAAGAGGAAAAAGTGTGGAAATGAGTGGTCTCACCATCACCCTGTGCAAATGTCTCCTCTCTTCGGGACCGTAGATACCAGAGGGGCGTAGGACACATGTCTGTAGAAGACCACCACCTATCACAATATAATACCTCAATATTATAAGCAATTTATCCATGACCTGTTTTCATATTCACAAATATATCATTAGATGCCTAAATATAATCTAAACaagattttattatttgaacCAACTTTGAAATATCTAGTTTTGACTAGTGAGCAATCAACTTTTTACGTTGTCAATACTGCCATCATGTGCTGCTAGAGAGATATATAACATTTACAAAAGAGTTCTGTGGTTGTACCATGGTATAAATGCtatgatattttgatatttactATGATACTAAATGATTACATTATACAAGTGCCATTGCTTCCCTTATGAAAAAGTAGTGTGCTTaatgtattgaatgtgcacttgtagtgtacttcaagaCTTAAAAGTATGCAaatgatataatattaattaaaaattggtCCAAATAAAGACCATGTAAGGATggattgcaacttcatcattacaaatgtgtaattcatttaaatacatgacatacatgTTTCAGTAGAAATGACgtattaaaagtatattttagttcaccataaatgcttgtcagtacattcagcagtaacTTTAACCAAATTTCACAAGAGCCGCACTGGCCAATACTGTATATCATtctattactttttttgtttttattcatgataTCAAAGAAATCTAATGCTGATCCGGAAGAGTTCACCAAATGTTCCTGAAAGGagttgtttgtgttttgtaagGAGGTGTGCGATTATTAGCACAGAGCCCACACACAGCTTCCCCCGTGCTGGGCTTTATTGTTAAGCCTAGGTCTAAATTTAAAACAGTGTCAGCAGGTCTGGTTGGGTTGGGTTGCAGGCTGTGGTCATTACCATAGCAGCCATTACCTCAGTACCTCATCAGCAGTGGACACACACtaatctacacacacacacaatatgatCAGGGTACATGACACCACTTGCGCTTATTGCTATTGTGCGCAATAACAGGATTGACTTCAGAGATCAACACGTTTCCATTTCCGTACCTTTTGTTGATCTTCCATTGGCAGCGAGCACCATGTGTTCGGCGATAGCTTTAGTCCTGGAGTAATGGTCTATGTGCTtgaagaaagaacaaaaaaaaaattcacgtTTAAACAAATGACAAGACCTGATGATCATTTGTAAACTGTACAATGACTTAGTGTAGtcctcaaattaaataaaaggatATCAATTCTCAAATAAAAGTGCTCAGACTATGAAGAGTCCaattcatttaataaatgtaaattattttttaaatctttgaccacaatatattatataaaggcTATCAATATGGTTACAATTTTGTGCCCAGGCATGGTAAAAAGTATGATAAACATAATGCATATATACTCCATAGAAATAATTTCTcataaacaagcaaacaaataaatagcTTGATTCAGCCCTTTGTGAAAGTCATCAAACATCAGTCAACCTCGGCCGAAAATGAGCGCCAGTGAAATCTGAGTGTGTAAGCTGTACCGTTGTATGATTCATCAGATGTTATGTATTCATGTATAAAGTTTGGGCAGACAAAAGCGGGTGACTTGTGTAGCACTTCAGTGCATCACACGAGTGAGGTGTCGGATGGACTAATTTGATTCCATTAACCTTCCTTAACTTCAGTCTACTGTTCTTCGGGACAGTGAACCGGAGCACACAGGAGCAAAGCACGAGTCTGCTTTAACATGACACACTAATCTCTAGTGAAAGTCATCCACTTCTGATGCCTGTGAACGCACTGATCATGATGTAACAGATCAGTACATCCAGTGTACAGTAGACAGCATCATGATTATAATGGgttgttgtcttttgttgtgttgtgccGCATCGCGCCGCTTGCATCCGGTGTTGACATgagctgcatcccaattcagaggctgcatccttcaaagGCCGCATTCAAAGGCAGACTGCGTCACCACGGCTCCGTGTTTTGAGCAGTGAGAAGATTCTGACTAAATTATCTGTGTTAAACGTAATTCAAGAATGAATCAATGTATATTATTAGTGCACAtgcattgtaaagtgttaccaaaattgaTTATGCTGTAAGAGATTGCAGTTTCTCCTAGTTCAGATATTGATTTTGAAAACTTTTCTCTTGAGAAAAGGTAAGTAATTTAACAAAGGTAAGGAGATTGCCCTACCTAACCAGGAGCTTGCCCCACCTAACCAGGACCTGACCCACCCAATCAGGAGCTTGGCCCACCAAACCAGGAGATTGCCCCACCTAACCAGGACCTGACCCATCGAACCAGGACATGACCCACCTAACCAGGACCTGGCCCACCCAACCAGGACCTGGCCCACCCAATCAGGAGTTTGGCCCACCCAATCAGGAGCCTGGCCCACCAAACCAGGAGCTTGCCCCACCTAACCAGGACCTGACCCACCCAACCAGGACCTGGCCCATCCAACCAGGAGCTTGGCCCACCAAACCAGGAGATTGCCCCACCTAACCAGGACCTGACCCACCCAACCAGGACCTGGCCCACCCAATCAGGAGCTTGGCCCACCAAACCAGGAGATTGCCCCACCTAACCAGGACCTGACCCACCGAACCAGGACCTGGCCCACCCAACCAGGACCTGGCCCACCCAATCAGGAGCCTGGCCCACCAAACCAGGAGATTACCCCACCTAACCAGGACCTAGCCCACCCAACCAGGACCTGGCCCACCCAATCAGGAGCCTGGCCCACCAAACCAGGAGATTACCCCACCTAACCAGGACCTAGCCCACCTAACCAGGACCTGACCCACCGAACCAGGAGCTTGGCCCACCCAACCAGGACCTGGCCCACCCAATCAGGAGCCTGGCCCACCCAACCAGGAGCTTGACCCACCCAACCAGGAGCTTGGCCCACCCAACCAGGACCTGGCCCACCCAACCAGGAGCTTGTCCCACCCAACCAGGACCTGGCCCACCCAATCAGGAGCCTGGCCCACCCAACCAGGAGCTTGGCCCACCCAATCAGGAACCTGGCCCACCCAAAAATGGTGGATTTAATGAAATCAGATAACAAGCTGGAAAACTAAATAACCTGTTAATTTCATTCGGATGATGTATCACTATCTATGGAAATCACATTCTCTCCAGCTCTCTCTcccatacaaacacacacacacacatacagtacagacacacagacagaaacattcacacacacagaaaattcTTGTCAGCACTGCCCTGCTTCCTATCAATAAAATAGTTTTGCATCTGCAAAATTACAGGTACGTGACGTTTTTAGTATTGAGGGAGTAACGTCACTGTGAACTTAAAGCTTCACTATTATAGAGACGCTGCTGCCGAACACTGTTGAGAGAGCGAACAGACTGAGGTCATTCAAACACACTTAATCAATCTATCACTATAACTCTAATCTCCAATAACAAATCTCCAATAACTCAAATCTCCTTTATCCAATAACTGCATTAGTCTGCTATCGATGGCTCAAGCCTCAGTTACTAGCTCTAAAATGACGTTTTGAAATTAGCAAGATGCAAGTCCAACACACAAgatgttttaaggacaaaaacctgacaaatgtcttaaaatacaacatcggaacaatgtcttgaggtgtggtaaccgtagaATAATTGACTCCAGGCCATTGaaatataatgcaaaaaataatgcacacccgaggtgtaTTTTTCTAATAATGGCCCGTCGTCATTCATTCCGTACTTATAAAACTTAAGTTCTTTGAATTGTTTTAATCCCTGCCCCAAACAGAtataaaagaacataattttcTATAGATTATAGTAATAGTTGACGTAATTTTGAAGCATTAAACCAAAATGAATTTGTGACAATTTTCTAAAATGCTCCAGCTAGAGCCGGGGTGGCTGGTGTTCAACAAGTCTCAATTTTGAACAAACCTCCTGATGTACCAACATGTGCACTTCAGAAACTGTCTGAATGCAAGATAAATCACAGCATCTCACCATGTCCAGCGGCACGCAGGGAACTGAGTCTTCATCTCCATCCTCAATGGGTCTGCCAGCAAACGCCACATTCACTGTGCTGGTGTAGACGAGTCTCGAGATGCCCCGCTCCGTACACACTACAACACGCCAAACAAAACCAGGTCAGTAAACACTCACAGCATACTTTAAGTAACATTAAACTTCTTATTCTTTCTTAAATCCTTCTAAGATTACCTTCCTTTACATGATTTTGCCTGTGAATCTGGTCAAAAGAACGTATCTTAAAAAGTCTTATAATCTAGCGCTGAATTGAATGGGGAATATTTTAAATACCATTGAATCCTTCGAATACAAGCTCTAGTGAGAAACACTTATCTGAATAATAGGCCTAACAGTTACAGTACCAAATGATACAAATATTGAAAGCTCACCGTTTATGACATTGTTCGTGCCGCCAACATTGACTGACTCGATCTGCTTTCTCCTCAGCTATAGAACAAGGAAATACATGAGCAGTGTATTTCACCTCACAATGTTATGATAGCAGTTCACTCCTTAAACACTCAGATATAATAATGCAACAATAATAGTCATGTTACATTGAAAAATGAAACCTAAAGCATTTATCACACCATAGAAAATGAATCTTATTACAGCCTATAACA contains:
- the sdr42e2 gene encoding putative short-chain dehydrogenase/reductase family 42E member 2, which translates into the protein MKQSRSLCQVEQLPCACLLDCRRQTHSRSAAAAPIRHRANGAVGALCNSPNCVVASRLEGPEQGRCGAGRVLVTGGAGYFGFRLGRALAGQGATVLLLDLHKPPWDIPDGAVFQQIDIRDYDALYKICAGVDVIFHTASYGMSGPEQLRRKQIESVNVGGTNNVINVCTERGISRLVYTSTVNVAFAGRPIEDGDEDSVPCVPLDMHIDHYSRTKAIAEHMVLAANGRSTKGGGLLQTCVLRPSGIYGPEERRHLHRVMVNVERRLFSFCFGDPNAKMNWVHVDNLVMAHVLAAEALTAEKAFVASGQAYFINDGESVNVFEWLTPLFERLGYGRPLIHLPVFLVYSAAILMERLHVTLSPILEIPLILTRNEVRSIAVSHTFKIEKAQRELGFIPKKYSLTDSVDQYLRSRPTRSAASFPNTQYLFLLLLLLLIGFIALMICSAAWE